A single window of Nocardioides kongjuensis DNA harbors:
- a CDS encoding calcium-binding protein encodes MNLSPRLIPAAAALLAGTALGLVAAPPSYAVGGVSVSSDGTTLSINDGVGGDNQIVVSADATKVYVRDLAVAPAPGAGCAVDAGTSNTVSCPRPGLASLLVALGSGNDGFSVVGLALPANIDGGPGNDGIQSGPGGDAVFGGSGTDTVGYTSAATGVVVTLATATGNGVPGENDSLSADIENVQGSEHDDHLTGTAGGNALDGRGGDDLLDGGLGNDDLQGGPGIDTVTFANRTQPVTAFLGAGVGMGGGQPGESDNISGAENLVGGSGDDNLQGTVTVNRLEGGAGDDVLDGHEQGDLLDGGPGADTLLGGGGVGNDCVDYRSRTAAITAVLGATSGNGEPGEDDSFDASVDCVFAGSGGSLMVGNDNVNGLIGGAGDDVMLGGLGGDTFDGGPGTDTVSYADHTAPVEADLDGLRDDGQAKEGDQVQPNVEKLVGGAGADRLTGSARGEELDGGAGDDVLDGGAGADVLRGGPGTDTVSYAGRTAPVAVTLDGAAGDGEAGEGDLVGPDVENATGGEAADRLIGSAGANVLLGGGGDDVLDGGLGADVLGGGAGVDLATYATRTTRLVIRLDDLANDGAKGEGDDVRTDVENVIGGRKRDKIVGSAAANVLTGGRGADVLKGRAGSDRALGGAGRDRCVAEVERSCVS; translated from the coding sequence ATGAACCTCTCCCCGCGCCTGATCCCCGCCGCTGCAGCCCTCCTCGCCGGCACCGCCCTCGGGCTCGTGGCCGCGCCGCCGTCGTATGCCGTCGGTGGCGTGAGCGTGAGCTCGGACGGCACGACCTTGTCGATCAACGACGGCGTGGGCGGTGACAACCAGATCGTCGTGAGCGCCGATGCCACCAAGGTCTACGTCCGCGACCTCGCGGTCGCCCCCGCTCCGGGCGCCGGCTGCGCGGTCGACGCCGGCACCTCCAACACGGTGTCCTGCCCGCGGCCCGGACTCGCCTCGCTGCTGGTCGCTCTCGGGAGCGGGAACGACGGCTTCTCGGTGGTCGGCCTCGCGCTGCCCGCGAACATCGACGGCGGGCCCGGCAACGACGGGATCCAGAGCGGTCCGGGCGGCGATGCGGTGTTCGGCGGCTCGGGCACCGACACGGTCGGCTACACGAGTGCGGCGACAGGCGTCGTGGTCACCTTGGCCACGGCGACGGGCAACGGCGTCCCGGGCGAGAACGACTCGCTCAGCGCCGACATCGAGAACGTCCAGGGCTCCGAGCACGACGACCACCTGACCGGCACCGCGGGCGGCAACGCCCTCGACGGGCGCGGGGGAGACGACCTCCTCGACGGAGGACTGGGCAACGACGACCTCCAAGGTGGTCCGGGCATCGACACCGTGACCTTCGCCAACCGCACCCAGCCGGTCACCGCCTTCCTCGGTGCCGGTGTGGGCATGGGCGGCGGCCAGCCGGGCGAGAGCGACAACATCAGCGGCGCCGAGAACCTGGTCGGCGGCTCGGGCGACGACAACCTCCAGGGCACTGTCACCGTCAACCGGCTCGAGGGCGGTGCCGGCGACGACGTCCTCGACGGCCACGAGCAGGGCGACCTCCTCGACGGCGGGCCGGGGGCCGACACCCTGCTCGGCGGTGGCGGGGTCGGCAACGACTGCGTCGACTACCGATCCCGGACCGCGGCCATCACGGCGGTGCTCGGTGCGACCAGCGGCAACGGCGAGCCGGGTGAGGACGACAGCTTCGACGCCTCGGTCGACTGCGTCTTCGCGGGTTCGGGCGGCAGCCTCATGGTCGGCAACGACAACGTCAACGGACTCATCGGCGGTGCCGGTGACGACGTGATGCTGGGCGGCCTGGGCGGGGACACCTTCGACGGCGGGCCCGGCACCGACACGGTGTCGTACGCCGACCACACCGCGCCCGTCGAGGCCGACCTCGACGGCCTCCGCGACGACGGGCAGGCCAAGGAGGGCGACCAGGTCCAGCCCAACGTCGAGAAGCTCGTCGGCGGTGCCGGCGCGGACCGGCTGACCGGGTCGGCCCGAGGCGAGGAGCTCGACGGCGGAGCGGGCGACGACGTGCTCGACGGCGGAGCGGGTGCCGACGTGCTGCGCGGCGGGCCGGGCACGGACACGGTGAGCTACGCCGGCCGGACCGCCCCGGTCGCGGTCACCCTCGACGGTGCGGCCGGTGACGGCGAGGCCGGCGAGGGCGACCTGGTCGGCCCGGACGTCGAGAACGCCACCGGGGGCGAGGCCGCCGACCGGCTCATCGGCTCGGCGGGTGCCAACGTGCTCCTCGGCGGTGGCGGCGACGACGTGCTCGACGGCGGCCTCGGCGCCGATGTCCTGGGGGGTGGCGCCGGGGTCGACCTCGCGACGTACGCAACCCGCACCACCCGCCTCGTGATCCGTCTTGACGACCTCGCCAACGACGGCGCGAAGGGCGAGGGCGACGACGTCCGCACCGATGTCGAGAACGTGATCGGCGGCCGCAAGCGCGACAAGATCGTCGGCTCCGCCGCGGCCAACGTGCTCACCGGCGGTCGGGGCGCGGACGTGCTCAAGGGCAGGGCCGGCTCGGACCGGGCGCTCGGGGGCGCCGGCAGGGACCGGTGCGTCGCGGAGGTCGAGCGGTCCTGCGTGTCCTGA
- a CDS encoding TetR/AcrR family transcriptional regulator, whose translation MARPRELDLDVLLDHVRAIWVADGIGAVTIRAVSARAGVSNGAIYHHFESRNHLLARAFAREIAAYLTVQRQRVVAAARTGSAEDVVVAAALTPAAYAETTADSALVLLATRASELASGPVPDSVVEELMAHRAAVAALVTELTERLWGRADDAATRLVRYCIDDIPVRLLITSRRPSDPLAAYAVEHAVRGILQAGPPAA comes from the coding sequence ATGGCCCGACCCCGGGAGCTGGACCTCGACGTCCTCCTCGACCACGTGCGCGCGATCTGGGTCGCCGACGGGATCGGTGCGGTCACGATCCGCGCGGTGAGCGCCCGGGCCGGGGTCTCGAACGGTGCCATCTACCACCACTTCGAGTCCCGCAACCACCTGCTGGCACGGGCCTTCGCCCGGGAGATCGCGGCCTACCTCACGGTCCAGCGGCAGCGCGTCGTCGCCGCCGCCCGCACCGGATCGGCCGAGGACGTCGTCGTCGCCGCGGCCCTCACGCCCGCGGCGTACGCCGAGACCACCGCCGACTCCGCGCTCGTGCTGCTCGCCACCCGCGCCTCCGAGCTGGCGTCCGGGCCGGTCCCCGACAGCGTCGTCGAGGAGCTGATGGCGCACCGCGCCGCGGTCGCCGCGCTCGTGACCGAGCTGACCGAGCGGCTCTGGGGCCGCGCCGACGACGCCGCGACCCGGCTGGTGCGCTACTGCATCGACGACATCCCGGTGCGCCTGCTGATCACCTCCCGCCGCCCCTCGGACCCGCTGGCGGCGTACGCCGTGGAGCACGCCGTGCGCGGCATCCTCCAGGCCGGTCCGCCGGCCGCCTGA
- a CDS encoding nitrilase-related carbon-nitrogen hydrolase, with translation MSSPTAPSLRLALVQAASALDPATNRDAVTKLAAEHAGDADLVVFPEVFARDFGEAGSDVSPYAEPVDGPFGTVLAETAAAHGTTLVAGMFEQGPDPDRPWNTLLVRGEATASYRKIHLYDSFGHRESDRLSAGPIEPVVVDLHGWKVGLMTCYDLRFPELARALVDRGAELIVLPAAWVAGPRKVHHWRTLVTARAIENTAYVAAVGQPADRYCGHSLVVDPYGEVVAEAGPGSPEQPEVVRAVIERTVLEEARRVNPSLLNRRM, from the coding sequence GTGAGCAGCCCCACAGCCCCCTCGCTCCGCCTCGCGCTGGTGCAGGCCGCGTCGGCGCTCGACCCCGCCACCAACCGCGACGCCGTCACGAAGCTGGCCGCCGAGCACGCCGGCGACGCCGACCTCGTGGTCTTCCCGGAGGTCTTCGCCCGCGACTTCGGCGAGGCAGGCTCCGACGTCAGTCCCTACGCGGAGCCCGTGGACGGCCCCTTCGGCACCGTCCTCGCCGAGACGGCGGCCGCCCACGGCACCACGCTGGTGGCCGGGATGTTCGAGCAGGGCCCCGACCCCGACCGGCCGTGGAACACGCTGCTGGTGCGCGGCGAGGCGACGGCGTCGTACCGCAAGATCCACCTCTACGACTCCTTCGGCCACCGCGAGTCCGACCGGCTCTCCGCCGGGCCGATCGAGCCGGTCGTCGTGGACCTGCACGGCTGGAAGGTCGGCCTGATGACCTGCTACGACCTCCGCTTCCCCGAGCTCGCCCGGGCGCTGGTCGACCGCGGTGCCGAGCTGATCGTGCTGCCCGCGGCGTGGGTCGCCGGGCCGCGCAAGGTCCACCACTGGCGCACCCTGGTGACCGCGCGTGCGATCGAGAACACGGCCTACGTCGCCGCCGTCGGCCAGCCCGCCGACCGCTACTGCGGGCACTCCCTCGTCGTCGACCCGTACGGCGAGGTGGTGGCCGAGGCGGGACCGGGCTCCCCGGAGCAGCCGGAGGTGGTCCGTGCCGTGATCGAGCGCACGGTGCTGGAGGAGGCCCGTCGCGTCAATCCGTCCCTGCTGAACAGGCGAATGTAG
- the mobA gene encoding molybdenum cofactor guanylyltransferase: MVIELGLAGFAAIVLAGGQGSRLGGVDKASIEVDGRPLLEHALDAVVDASEVVVVGHQVPTDRPVTFVREEPRFGGPAAGLLTGRDVLLRSFPTIAVLAVDMPRLAPGTFRRLQEAAVGHEGAVLADSDGHRQLAFVVETARLDAVRPDHEGQHGLSIRALLEPLDLVEVAPLGDEARDIDTWSDLRDIAGDS, from the coding sequence ATGGTGATCGAGCTCGGACTGGCCGGATTCGCGGCGATCGTGCTGGCCGGCGGGCAGGGATCACGGCTCGGTGGCGTCGACAAGGCGTCGATCGAGGTGGACGGCCGTCCCCTGCTGGAGCACGCGCTGGACGCGGTGGTCGACGCGAGCGAGGTGGTCGTGGTCGGTCACCAGGTGCCGACCGACCGGCCGGTGACCTTCGTGCGCGAGGAGCCCCGGTTCGGGGGACCCGCTGCCGGGCTGCTGACCGGGCGCGACGTGCTGCTGCGCTCGTTCCCGACGATCGCGGTGCTGGCGGTCGACATGCCGCGGCTCGCGCCGGGCACCTTCCGCCGCCTGCAGGAGGCGGCGGTGGGCCACGAGGGGGCGGTGCTGGCCGACAGCGACGGTCACCGGCAGCTGGCGTTCGTCGTGGAGACGGCCCGGCTGGACGCCGTACGCCCGGACCACGAAGGGCAGCACGGCCTGTCGATCAGGGCGCTGCTCGAGCCGCTCGACCTGGTCGAGGTCGCGCCGCTGGGCGACGAGGCACGCGACATCGACACCTGGAGCGACCTGCGCGACATCGCGGGCGACTCCTGA
- a CDS encoding DUF6457 domain-containing protein codes for MNLHDWIDELCDALDIEAEADEGLLGDLAGIAVENVHPAAGLVTAFLLGFAAGEQGADPDAVERLAARAQALAESWDRPAGAADEEDEDLDFEELADADYSDEDSLV; via the coding sequence GTGAACCTCCACGACTGGATCGATGAGTTGTGTGACGCCCTCGACATCGAGGCGGAGGCCGACGAGGGCCTGCTGGGCGACCTCGCCGGCATCGCGGTCGAGAACGTCCACCCGGCCGCGGGGCTCGTGACCGCCTTCCTGCTGGGGTTCGCCGCAGGTGAGCAGGGCGCCGACCCGGACGCCGTCGAGCGGCTCGCCGCGAGGGCGCAGGCGCTCGCCGAGTCGTGGGACCGGCCGGCCGGTGCGGCCGACGAGGAGGACGAGGACCTCGACTTCGAGGAGCTCGCCGACGCCGACTACTCGGACGAGGACTCGCTCGTATAG
- a CDS encoding NAD(P)H-quinone oxidoreductase, which translates to MRAVTQSAPGGPETLVVTELPDPVPGPGEVLLEVAATAVNRADLLQRQGFYPPPPGASDIIGLECSGTVAALGEGVTGWAVGDQVCALLAGGGYASRVVVPAGQLMPVPDGVDLVSAAALPEVACTVWSNVFMIAGLRPGDAFLVHGGGGGIGTFAIQLAAASGARVFTTAGSAEKLERCRELGAEVAINYRDEDFVEVVRAATDGAGADVVLDNMGAKYLARNVDVLADEGRLVVIGMQGGTKAELDLGRLLSKRGAVIATALRSRPVEGKARICASVVEHVWPLVADGTIQPIVSAVLPLDDVAEAHRMIESGDAVGKVLLTP; encoded by the coding sequence ATGCGTGCCGTCACCCAGTCCGCCCCGGGCGGGCCCGAGACCCTCGTCGTCACCGAGCTGCCCGACCCGGTCCCCGGTCCCGGCGAGGTGCTCCTCGAGGTGGCCGCGACCGCCGTCAACCGGGCCGACCTGCTGCAGCGGCAGGGCTTCTACCCGCCGCCACCGGGCGCCTCGGACATCATCGGGCTCGAGTGCAGCGGCACGGTCGCGGCCCTCGGCGAGGGCGTGACGGGCTGGGCGGTGGGCGACCAGGTCTGCGCGCTGCTGGCCGGCGGCGGCTACGCCAGCCGGGTCGTCGTACCCGCGGGACAGCTGATGCCGGTCCCCGACGGGGTCGACCTGGTCAGTGCCGCAGCCCTGCCCGAGGTGGCGTGCACCGTGTGGTCGAACGTGTTCATGATCGCCGGGCTGCGCCCCGGGGACGCCTTCTTGGTGCACGGCGGAGGCGGTGGGATCGGCACCTTCGCGATCCAGCTCGCCGCCGCCTCGGGAGCGCGGGTGTTCACCACGGCAGGCAGCGCGGAGAAGCTCGAGCGGTGCCGCGAGCTCGGTGCCGAGGTGGCGATCAACTACCGCGACGAGGACTTCGTCGAGGTCGTCCGGGCCGCGACCGACGGCGCAGGGGCGGACGTCGTGCTCGACAACATGGGCGCGAAGTACCTCGCCCGCAACGTCGACGTGCTCGCCGACGAGGGCCGCCTGGTCGTCATCGGCATGCAGGGCGGCACGAAGGCCGAGCTGGACCTCGGCCGCCTGCTCTCGAAGCGCGGCGCGGTGATCGCGACCGCCCTGCGGTCCCGTCCGGTCGAGGGGAAGGCCCGGATCTGCGCGTCTGTCGTCGAGCACGTGTGGCCGCTCGTGGCCGACGGGACGATCCAGCCGATCGTCTCCGCCGTGCTCCCCCTCGACGACGTCGCCGAGGCGCACCGGATGATCGAGTCCGGCGACGCCGTCGGCAAGGTCCTGCTCACCCCCTGA
- a CDS encoding VOC family protein, with product MLLEDCQVTANIPAGDLARARKFYADTLGLEPVEENPGGLVYRTGGTDFFLYETQYAGQAGHTIAQLHVADVRPVVEELRNRGLTFEHYDLPGITWDGDVAAMGDMGHAAWFKDSEDNILCLDDRRTD from the coding sequence ATGCTGCTGGAGGACTGCCAGGTCACCGCGAACATCCCGGCGGGCGACCTCGCCCGCGCCCGGAAGTTCTACGCCGACACCCTCGGCCTCGAGCCGGTCGAGGAGAACCCGGGCGGGCTCGTCTACCGCACGGGCGGGACGGACTTCTTCCTCTACGAGACGCAGTACGCCGGCCAGGCGGGCCACACCATCGCCCAGCTGCACGTCGCCGACGTCCGTCCCGTGGTCGAGGAGCTCAGGAACCGGGGCCTGACGTTCGAGCACTACGACCTGCCGGGCATCACCTGGGACGGTGACGTCGCGGCGATGGGCGACATGGGCCACGCCGCGTGGTTCAAGGACAGCGAGGACAACATCTTGTGCCTCGACGACCGCAGGACCGACTGA
- a CDS encoding bacterial proteasome activator family protein produces MSENASGSEEQIVVIGPDGQPIGTVPASAVEQAEAAGGRDDDGEDGDGERALTDLVEQPAKVMRIGSMIRQLLEEVKAAPLDEASRSRLAAIHRSSIAELEQGLAPELVEELERLSLPFSEDATPSEAELRIAQAQLVGWLEGLFHGIQTAIYAQQMAARAQFEQIRRALPPGMSLGGAAAPGGHPAEQPAPEQADGGQSSSGGMYL; encoded by the coding sequence ATGAGCGAGAACGCCTCCGGGAGCGAAGAGCAGATCGTCGTCATCGGTCCGGACGGGCAGCCGATCGGCACCGTCCCGGCGTCCGCGGTCGAGCAGGCCGAGGCGGCCGGCGGCCGTGACGACGACGGTGAGGACGGCGACGGCGAGCGCGCCCTCACCGACCTGGTCGAGCAGCCCGCGAAGGTGATGCGGATCGGCAGCATGATCCGCCAGCTGCTCGAGGAGGTGAAGGCGGCCCCGCTCGACGAGGCGAGCCGCAGCCGCCTCGCGGCCATCCACCGCTCGTCGATCGCCGAGCTCGAGCAGGGCCTGGCCCCCGAGCTGGTCGAGGAGCTCGAGCGGCTCTCCCTGCCGTTCTCCGAGGACGCCACCCCGTCCGAGGCGGAGCTGCGGATCGCCCAGGCCCAGCTGGTCGGCTGGCTCGAGGGCCTCTTCCACGGCATCCAGACCGCGATCTACGCCCAGCAGATGGCCGCCCGCGCGCAGTTCGAGCAGATCCGGCGGGCGCTGCCGCCGGGCATGAGCCTGGGCGGTGCGGCCGCCCCCGGTGGTCACCCGGCCGAGCAGCCCGCTCCCGAGCAGGCCGACGGCGGACAGTCCTCGTCCGGCGGGATGTACCTGTAG
- a CDS encoding HAD-IIB family hydrolase, which yields MSDWQPRLVALDIDGTLLKWVAGLGMSHEEVTPAVHDAVQRVLDSGAHVVLSSGRAPHNMTVVADKLDLHGHGERLWIVAANGAVVLRYPPAEVVHEVTFDARPAVAAVLAQHPEALVAVEERGVGYRVSGPFPDGELGGTTIIADVDDMVAQPVSRVIIRDPKATAEDFVALAANLGLHGTDYVVGWTAWLDLAPVGISKASGLEYVAQQLGIDRTDVLAIGDGRNDIEMLRWAGRGVAMGQSVDEVKENADAVTDSVDDDGAAVEIGRWFPVAGSGGMGL from the coding sequence GTGAGCGACTGGCAGCCCCGCCTCGTCGCGCTCGACATCGACGGCACCCTGCTCAAGTGGGTGGCGGGGCTCGGCATGAGCCACGAGGAGGTCACCCCGGCGGTGCACGACGCCGTCCAGCGGGTCCTCGACTCCGGCGCGCACGTCGTGCTGTCCTCGGGCCGCGCCCCCCACAACATGACCGTCGTCGCCGACAAGCTCGACCTGCACGGCCACGGCGAGCGGCTCTGGATCGTCGCCGCCAACGGCGCCGTGGTGCTGCGCTACCCGCCCGCCGAGGTCGTCCACGAGGTGACCTTCGACGCCCGCCCCGCTGTCGCCGCCGTCCTCGCCCAGCACCCCGAGGCGCTGGTCGCGGTCGAGGAGCGCGGGGTCGGCTACCGCGTGTCCGGCCCGTTCCCCGACGGCGAGCTCGGCGGTACGACGATCATCGCCGACGTCGACGACATGGTCGCCCAGCCCGTCAGCCGCGTGATCATCCGCGACCCGAAGGCGACCGCGGAGGACTTCGTCGCGCTGGCCGCCAACCTCGGCCTCCACGGCACCGACTACGTCGTCGGCTGGACCGCGTGGCTCGACCTGGCGCCGGTCGGGATCTCCAAGGCCTCCGGCCTCGAGTACGTCGCCCAGCAGCTCGGCATCGACCGCACCGACGTGCTCGCCATCGGCGACGGACGCAACGACATCGAGATGCTGCGGTGGGCCGGCCGCGGCGTGGCCATGGGCCAGTCGGTCGACGAGGTCAAGGAGAACGCCGACGCGGTCACCGACTCCGTCGACGACGACGGGGCCGCCGTCGAGATCGGCCGCTGGTTCCCGGTCGCCGGATCTGGTGGGATGGGCCTGTGA
- the serS gene encoding serine--tRNA ligase, with amino-acid sequence MIDPRILRDEPDCIRASQAKRGASPDVVDRALEADAVRRAAIAAFEEKRAAQKTFGKQVAQAQGEEKQALLAQVKQLAAEVKDLEAAQAEADEAWTTALKAIPNVVSEQTPTGGEDDFVVLETVGTPRDFAAEGFEPRDHIELGRMLGAIDLERGAKVSGSRFYFLTGVGAQLELALVNLAMEQARNAGFTQVIAPSLVRTEAMEGTGYLDQGGGEDIYRIEGEDLYLVGTSEVPMAAYHSKEILDADSLPRRYASFSPCFRKEAGSHGKDTKGIIRVHWFDKVEMFVYTTLEDAEAEHQRLLAWEKEFLDKLELAYQVVDIAAGDLGGSAIRKFDCEAWIPTQGKYRELTSTSNCTDFQTRRLDTRGRFGERTAPIATLNGTLTAITRAIVAVLETHQQADGSVRVPKALQPFMGGLEVLEPVAR; translated from the coding sequence ATGATCGACCCGCGCATCCTCCGCGACGAGCCCGACTGCATCCGCGCCTCGCAGGCCAAGCGCGGGGCGTCTCCCGACGTGGTCGACCGGGCGCTCGAGGCCGACGCCGTACGACGGGCCGCGATCGCCGCGTTCGAGGAGAAGCGCGCCGCGCAGAAGACCTTCGGCAAGCAGGTCGCGCAGGCGCAGGGCGAGGAGAAGCAGGCGCTGCTCGCGCAGGTCAAGCAGCTGGCCGCCGAGGTCAAGGACCTCGAGGCCGCGCAGGCCGAGGCCGACGAGGCGTGGACCACCGCCCTCAAGGCGATCCCCAACGTCGTCTCGGAGCAGACCCCGACCGGAGGCGAGGACGACTTCGTGGTCCTCGAGACCGTCGGCACGCCTCGCGACTTCGCGGCGGAGGGGTTCGAGCCGCGCGACCACATCGAGCTCGGCCGGATGCTCGGCGCGATCGACCTCGAGCGCGGGGCCAAGGTCAGCGGCAGCCGCTTCTACTTCCTCACCGGGGTGGGCGCCCAGCTGGAGCTGGCGCTGGTCAACCTCGCGATGGAGCAGGCCCGCAACGCCGGCTTCACGCAGGTGATCGCGCCGTCGCTGGTGCGCACCGAGGCGATGGAGGGCACCGGCTACCTCGACCAGGGCGGCGGCGAGGACATCTACCGCATCGAGGGCGAGGACCTCTACCTCGTCGGCACCTCGGAGGTGCCGATGGCGGCGTACCACTCCAAGGAGATCCTGGACGCCGACAGCCTGCCCCGTCGTTACGCCAGCTTCAGCCCGTGCTTCCGCAAGGAGGCCGGCTCGCACGGCAAGGACACCAAGGGCATCATCCGGGTCCACTGGTTCGACAAGGTGGAGATGTTCGTCTACACCACGCTCGAGGACGCCGAGGCCGAGCACCAGCGCCTGCTCGCGTGGGAGAAGGAGTTCCTCGACAAGCTCGAGCTCGCCTACCAGGTCGTCGACATCGCGGCCGGCGACCTCGGCGGCAGCGCGATCCGGAAGTTCGACTGCGAGGCGTGGATCCCCACCCAGGGCAAGTACCGCGAGCTCACCTCGACCTCCAACTGCACCGACTTCCAGACCCGCCGCCTCGACACCCGCGGCCGGTTCGGTGAGAGGACCGCTCCGATCGCCACCCTCAACGGCACCCTGACCGCGATCACGCGCGCGATCGTCGCCGTCCTCGAGACCCACCAGCAGGCCGACGGATCGGTCCGGGTCCCGAAGGCGCTGCAGCCGTTCATGGGCGGACTCGAGGTCCTGGAGCCCGTCGCACGATGA
- a CDS encoding aldo/keto reductase gives MTAPSSVTLGRSGLVVSRVGLGCNNLGRPGAATESQEGTDRVIGAALDAGITFFDVADTYGATPGLSEERLGAALGSRRADVVVATKFGMDMRGANGPDFGARGSRRYVRTAVEASLRRLGTDWIDLYQFHTPDPRTPIEETMSALDDLVREGKVRYLGHSNRAGWQIAQAEYVARELGVERFVSAQNHYNLTDRRAELEVLPASRAFGIGVLPYFPLANGLLTGKYASGNAPEGSRLSHTRQHLLEDAVSPTLKAYSDFARERGISEVTVAIGWLLAQDPVASVIAGATSPEQVAANARADQWSPTAEDLAELDALFPAPDPIAPY, from the coding sequence ATGACCGCCCCCTCTTCCGTGACCCTCGGCCGCTCGGGCCTCGTCGTGTCCCGCGTCGGCCTCGGCTGCAACAACCTCGGCCGCCCCGGCGCTGCCACGGAGTCCCAGGAGGGCACCGACCGCGTGATCGGCGCCGCACTCGACGCGGGGATCACCTTCTTCGACGTCGCCGACACCTACGGCGCCACGCCGGGCCTGTCCGAGGAGCGGCTCGGGGCAGCGCTGGGCTCGCGCCGCGCCGACGTGGTCGTCGCCACGAAGTTCGGCATGGACATGCGCGGCGCCAACGGCCCCGACTTCGGCGCCCGCGGCTCGCGCCGCTACGTCCGCACCGCCGTCGAGGCGTCCCTGCGCCGCCTCGGCACCGACTGGATCGACCTCTACCAGTTCCACACCCCCGACCCGCGCACCCCGATCGAGGAGACGATGTCCGCCCTCGACGACCTGGTCCGCGAGGGCAAGGTGCGCTACCTCGGCCACTCCAACCGGGCCGGCTGGCAGATCGCGCAGGCCGAGTACGTCGCCCGCGAGCTCGGCGTCGAGCGGTTCGTCTCCGCCCAGAACCACTACAACCTCACCGACCGCCGGGCCGAGCTCGAGGTGCTGCCCGCGTCCCGTGCGTTCGGCATCGGCGTGCTGCCGTACTTCCCGCTCGCCAACGGCCTGCTCACCGGCAAGTACGCCTCCGGCAACGCCCCCGAGGGATCCCGCCTCTCGCACACCCGCCAGCACCTGCTCGAGGACGCCGTGTCCCCGACGCTCAAGGCCTACTCCGACTTCGCCCGGGAGCGCGGGATCTCCGAGGTCACCGTCGCCATCGGCTGGCTCCTCGCGCAGGACCCGGTCGCGTCGGTGATCGCCGGTGCCACCTCGCCCGAGCAGGTCGCCGCCAACGCGCGGGCGGACCAGTGGTCGCCCACCGCCGAGGACCTCGCCGAGCTCGACGCGCTCTTCCCCGCCCCCGACCCCATCGCGCCGTACTGA